The following coding sequences lie in one Cloeon dipterum chromosome 1, ieCloDipt1.1, whole genome shotgun sequence genomic window:
- the LOC135948392 gene encoding uncharacterized protein LOC135948392, whose product MIHHWLKMRKQKIMKTRFGYFQDNSGTAREIDWVFVLVIHYDFSSREGFELKKRIGDAEDVERLRSTFKEKRNCSFHEILSPTKDELFELISNEEKLLQLFRGSSLNCVPEIFILFILSHGGTDGIIYTDHFQPESKEMVYFYRHDVFQKLASLKKFKTCLKFINFGPCRGLEYDPILSPSENKLKTNSKVSKLYFVPNIYENLVVAYSTLETKIAKREDAANSVTKMGTYYVQSFCDVLDELQHDTNFADVLTMVQHEVHRTTTTNPFNKSGQTPEFTLFPHKKIIIRCVEKAISQPGMSCGHDGKADTSRLKNTPIQRDAREHFFKWQSDTGETLRSRRAAIFRDPEVSKYQAMKMDKALTRNLLFETSLHNITTRELNNYFTNSKLLDYENVGCCLAAFFTKTQVDEKSGEISITTTDDVTVPAGDIISTCVGPENKNMTGKPYLFFFINQVSPAADNMMPHEPQLPNLNYAIRATQYSGYLAFFALSEDIFERLLEILDGKLVKNGKSIQELLSELLHLNPEDVSNFSASNNRLMLIASTLQYSLDFPDLPSRFVQPTLKISNQNYKFETFLRLVESLENMMLVVSSDAGMGKTTMVLELSNILRKKMKRKIVLLQLVRFYEFFPNGDDECDCTLYSLLAKALSVTEERIIDLNNSEGFFVFLDGFDEIATHFKGLTSNILRELVKRKIPFLITTRPEEENALKSILKEAKIIGLENFDRNQQLELMKIVTQEREEECENKLKSFRATAMGDVLGNPLHLTIVSQGKNAKNMWEVYDEFLHTKVAHGLEFKDNIRIDNAKGQMQIKDRIKFLQKVTYDQVKNDLKTKEFSEDECCKINNTGVAWISGSQIIYTHKTVSDFLVCRKFVFEVQNKKAEKDATIMSHDRLSGSRSFLDLYLSQDEKNFRLTLMEIVKQHVPPRSVLFILSEGHKNMFNAFQGLIREAVNSQISDIDLLNKTLNATISNNIQNAEFAKFLLDFEFPIKDEVQKHEQTAMDLVMTRFKNGEDALFLAQKLYDKNQSLVKTEPNDETTFQQAAEKKDSKMCGWLLEIKNDEVDFIKMGKHPFDYVAQNAQFGLEVGKYLISIGVKPEVQSLKKAVRLNNFKLAELLFFNLADENKRLGGNNILHFAIRIDSIEFVIHVSQKYGKELVSQLTDHGVTALQLAASYSGLSMCKLIEKFDIEFHASEDNGHVFCHDRCLPGLIRNQAFLAGAPSQISNGIAYFLSNFKKIPGTLCPSMFSVLSPSGENAFHAAARNENRIDELVALAQHFKTNKVAIDLKNKMGNTPFQIAILNQRTDLALYLMKNGADVKNSCGKFNAFQFFIINDNLDGAKEVYKRHSELLGQLTDKGESCLHLAVMHSSIKMFNWLLQIGANLHAVTKNGDNVLHLVHHQVHEVYVSLSKDGKNFEMFNKIKSWVKFLVSKGADISLKNNQGKIPLQIALEDKSTLSLAKELMEYSAPPEMKLDGHNLLHIFIKYENLDDIKYIHHLHRELIKERSDKGDYALHLAARCCKDRETFEWLVENGADVHALNWNGDNVLHVLASKYELNFEIVQYFFDLGVNINSKNIHMLTPLQVAAEHLSFGSIRGFVELGAELFRNGAKYNVLHVLIKNFKLDLAEFIHSKDNKVVTELTGDGYTALHLAVQFSKLEMCKWLIEINGVDVHAVTEQGDNILHIAARRHDNEGKQILEYILATFEVNINQKNKSDETPLFIALVPADNIYAAKKLIESGADCRVKCGGVSLLHASLENNGEYALDAIELLKDKGVLEELTEEGENILHLSARYANISTCIYVQNFVADLHATTNDGSTVLHMAALNKVYGRDIIEHFMSLGLDLDLEKVSNDGKLALDVANSIQNYNASSILLKYYNMLFQREDAY is encoded by the exons ATGATTCACCATTG gTTAAAAATGCgtaagcaaaaaatcatgaaaaccAGGTTTGGATATTTCCAAGACAATAGTGGGACAGCAAGAGAAATTGATTG GGTATTCGTCCTAGTGATCCATTACGACTTCTCATCAAGAGAAggatttgaattaaagaaaagaATTGGAGATGCGGAAGATGTTGAAAGGCTGCGAAGCACATTTAAAGAAAAGAGAAACTGCTCGTTTCACGAAATTTTATCTCCAACAAAAGATGAATTATTTGAGCTCATTTCAAACGAGGAAAAGCTCCTGCAGCTTTTCAGAGGCAGCAGCTTAAACTGTGTGCCAGAGATattcattctttttattttgtcgcaCGGAGGTACCGATGGAATCATATACACAGACCATTTTCAACCAGAGTCTAAggaaatggtttatttttaccGACACGATGTTTTCCAGAAACTTGCTTCTCTGAAAAAGTTCAAAACCTGCCTCAAATTCATCAACTTTGGG ccCTGTCGCGGACTTGAATATGATCCAATCTTGTCGCCATCAGAAAACAAGCTCAAGACAAACTCTAAAGTATCCAAATTATACTTCGTGCCAAACATTTATGAAAATCTGGTTGTTGCTTACTCCACTCTagaaa CAAAGATCGCAAAACGGGAGGATGCCGCTAACTCGGTAACAAAAATGGGAACTTATTACGTCCAATCATTTTGCGACGTGCTTGATGAGCTTCAACATGACACAAATTTCGCGGACGTTTTGACCATGGTGCAGCACGAAGTGCACAGAACGACAACAACTAACCCATTCAATAAAAGTGGTCAAACTCCAGAATTCACCTTATTCCCACACAAGAAGATCATCATTCGTTGCGTTGaaaa agCGATTTCTCAACCAGGCATGTCTTGCGGTCATGATGGAAAAGCCGATACTTCGCGTTTGAAAAATACTCCAATTCAACGTGATGCAAGGgagcattttttcaaatggcagTCAGACACAGGAGAAACTTTGCGAAGTCGAAGAGCAGCAATTTTTCGAGATCCAGAAGTTTCGAAATACCAAGCAATGAAGATGGACAAGGCACTGACGAGAAACCTTCTTTTTGAAACTTCCTTACACAATATCACAACGCGAGAgctgaacaattattttactaatt CTAAATTGCTCGATTATGAGAATGTGGGCTGCTGTTTGGCCGCGTTTTTTACTAAGACCCAAGTTGACGAAAAAAGTGGCGAAATCAGCATCACTACAACAGACGACGTGACTGTTCCGGCTGGAGACATCATTAGCACCTGCGTTGGGCCCGAAAACAAGAACATGACTGGCAAGCCATACCTCTTTTTCTTCATCAACCAAGTTTCCCCAGCCGCTGATAACATGATGCCTCATGAG CCACAATTGCCGAATTTGAATTACGCGATTCGAGCTACCCAATACAGCGGCTATTTAGCTTTTTTCGCACTGAGCGaag ATATATTTGAACgactgctggaaattttggatgGAAAACTTGTGAAAAACGGTAAAAGCATCCAAGAACTACTGTCCGAGCTCCTTCATCTAAATCCAGAGGATGTCTCCAACTTCAGTGCAAGTAATAACAGGCTGATGCTTATTGCGTCAACATTGCAGTACTCACTCGATTTCCCAGACTTACCCAGTCGTTTCGTTCAACCaacgttaaaaatttccaatcaaaattacaaatttgaaacatttttgcgGCTAGTTGAATCCTTAGAAAATATGATGTTGGTTGTTTCATCGGACGCTGGTATGGGGAAAACAACAATGGTGCTCGAACTTTCGAATATCTtgagaaagaaaatgaaaagaaaaattgttcttttgcAACTAGTTCGGTTTTACGAATTTTTCCCCAACGGCGATGATGAGTGCGACTGCACGCTGTACTCGCTCCTTGCAAAGGCATTAAGCGTCACCGAGGAGAGAATCATAGACCTGAACAATAGTGAAGGATTCTTTGTCTTTTTAGATGGGTTTGACGAAATAGCGACCCATTTTAAAGGTTTGACATCAAACATTTTACGAGAGCTGGTTAAGAGAAAAATCCCATTTCTTATCACGACAAGACCAGAAGAAGAAAATGCGCttaaaagtattttgaaagaagccaaaattattgggcttgaaaattttgatcgaAATCAACAGCTAGAGCTTATGAAAATAGTCACgcaagagagagaggaggagtgtgaaaataaattaaaaagctttcgGGCCACTGCGATGGGAGATGTCTTGGGAAATCCCTTGCATCTCACTATTGTCAGTCAGggcaaaaatgctaaaaatatgtGGGAAGTTTATGATGAATTTTTGCACACGAAAGTCGCTCATGGATTAGAATTTAAAGATAATATCCGAATCGACAATGCAAAAGGGCAAATGCAAATCAAGGACAGAATTAAATTCCTTCAAAAAGTAACGTATGATCAAGTGAAGAACGatctaaaaacaaaagaattcaGCGAGGATGAAtgctgtaaaataaataacacggGAGTTGCATGGATAAGTGGAAGTCAAATTATCTACACGCACAAAACTGTATCAGACTTTCTTGTGTGCCGAAAATTCGTTTTCGAGGTTCAGAACAAGAAAGCTGAAAAGGATGCAACAATCATGAGTCACGACAGATTGTCAGGAAGCAGAAGCTTCCTCGATCTTTACCTATCCCAAGACGAGAAAAATTTCCGATTAACTTTAATGGAAATCGTAAAGCAACACGTACCACCAAGGTCGGTTTTGTTTATACTAAGCGAAGGCcacaaaaatatgttcaaCGCTTTTCAGGGGCTAATTAGAGAAGCAGTTAACTCACAAATATCTGATATAGATCTCTTGAATAAAACTTTGAATGCgacaatttcaaataatattcaaaacgcagagtttgctaaatttttactggATTTTGAGTTTCCAATAAAAGATGAGGTGCAAAAACATGAACAAACTGCAATGGATTTGGTAATGACAAGATTCAAGAATGGTGAGGATGCACTCTTTCTTGCCCAAAAGTTGTACGATAAGAATCAATCGCTCGTCAAAACCGAGCCTAACGACGAAACAACATTTCAGCAAGCAGCTGAAAAAAAGGATTCAAAAATGTGTGGTTGGTtgctcgaaattaaaaatgatgaagttgatttcatcaaaatgGGCAAGCATCCATTTGACTATGTTGCTCAAAACGCGCAATTCGGACTCGAAGTTGGGAAATACCTTATATCGATAGGTGTTAAGCCTGAAGtccaaagtttaaaaaaagccGTGCggttgaataatttcaaactggCAGAGCTTCTGTTCTTTAATTTGGCAGACGAAAATAAAAGGCTCGGGGGAAACAATATTCTTCACTTTGCCATCCGTATAGACAGCATTGAATTTGTCATACACGTGAGccaaaaatatggaaaagaATTGGTCTCGCAACTAACAGATCATGGAGTGACTGCCCTGCAATTGGCAGCGAGCTACTCTGGTTTGAGCATGTGCAAGttgattgaaaagtttgataTTGAATTTCACGCCAGCGAAGACAATGGGCATGTTTTTTGTCATGACCGGTGTCTTCCTGGTTTAATTAGAAATCAAGCATTTCTAGCTGGTGCACCCTCTCAGATATCAAACGGTATCGCATACTTTCtaagtaattttaagaaaataccCGGTACTCTGTGCCCATCAATGTTCAGCGTTCTTTCGCCTTCGGGTGAAAATGCTTTTCATGCAGCTGCTCGAAATGAGAACAGAATTGACGAGCTTGTAGCACTTGCtcagcattttaaaacaaacaaagtgGCAAttgatctgaaaaataaaatgggtaACACCCCATTTCAAATTGCAATCCTAAATCAACGAACTGACCTGGCTCTGTACTTGATGAAAAACGGGGCGGATGTGAAAAACAGTTGCGGAAAATTCAacgcatttcaattttttataataaatgatAATCTGGACGGGGCCAAGGAGGTTTACAAAAGGCATAGTGAACTTCTGGGCCAACTCACTGACAAGGGCGAATCTTGTTTGCACCTAGCAGTGATGCATTCCTccataaaaatgttcaattggCTTCTGCAAATCGGAGCCAATTTGCATGCTGTGACTAAAAATGGAGATAATGTTTTGCACCTGGTCCATCATCAAGTTCATGAGGTATATGTCTCTCTCTCCaaagatggaaaaaattttgaaatgttcaacaaaattaaaagctgggtaaaatttttagtttctaaaGGGGCTGACATCagtctaaaaaataatcagggaaaaattccacttcaaatTGCTCTTGAAGATAAAAGTACGCTGTCGCTAGCAAAagaattgatggaatattcaGCTCCTCCCGAAATGAAGTTGGACGGGCATAACCTGTTgcacattttcattaaatatgaaaatttggatGACATTAAATACATTCATCATTTGCATCGTGAATTGATAAAAGAAAGATCAGACAAAGGAGACTATGCACTGCATCTGGCTGCAAGATGCTGCAAAGATCGTGAAACCTTTGAATGGCTCGTTGAAAATGGGGCAGATGTCCACGCGCTTAATTGGAATGGGGACAATGTCTTACATGTCTTAGCTTCAAAATAtgaactaaattttgaaattgttcaGTATTTCTTTGATCTAGGTGTTAAcatcaattcaaaaaatatccacATGTTGACACCACTGCAGGTAGCTGCTGAGCACTTGAGTTTTGGGAGTATTCGTGGATTCGTTGAGCTCGGAGCTGAACTTTTTAGAAACGGTGCGAAATACAACGTGTTGCAcgtgctaattaaaaattttaaactcgacCTAGCAGAGTTCATCCActcaaaagacaataaagTCGTGACGGAGCTCACCGGCGACGGGTATACAGCCCTGCACTTAGCAGTTCAGTTTTCAAAACTTGAGATGTGCAAGTGGCTGATTGAGATTAACGGTGTCGATGTACATGCTGTGACAGAACAGGGTGACAACATTCTCCACATCGCGGCACGTCGACATGATAATGAagggaaacaaattttagaataCATACTCGCAACTTTTGAGGTGAACATtaaccagaaaaataaatcagacgAGACTCCACTTTTCATTGCTTTGGTCCCCGCGGATAACATTTATGCggctaaaaaattgattgaatcaGGGGCTGATTGTAGAGTTAAATGCGGTGGAGTTTCGCTGTTGCATGCGAGTCTGGAGAACAATGGAGAGTATGCCTTGGATGCCATTGAACTGTTAAAAGACAAGGGTGTACTCGAGGAACTCACAGAAGAGGGAGAAAATATATTGCACCTCTCTGCCAGATATGCGAATATCAGTACTTGCATCTACGTGCAAAATTTTGTCGCGGACCTGCATGCGACCACAAATGACGGCAGCACCGTTTTGCACATGGCTGCCTTGAACAAAGTATATGGACGGGATATCATAGAACATTTTATGTCGCTGGGTTTGGACTTGGACTTGGAAAAAGTAAGCAATGATGGAAAATTAGCATTAGATGTTGCTAATTCAATACAGAACTACAATGCAAGTAGCATTCTATTAAAGTATTACAATATGTTATTTCAACGTGAAGAtgcttattaa
- the LOC135934115 gene encoding nose resistant to fluoxetine protein 6-like, with amino-acid sequence MKTALYLILLVTTSTLTVKCDCDADVQDYINSLSGETSPQMWSLEMFDSSTKFPLPDATLELSTAIQIANFDECLAVSGPLDTTGHPRFTGQYCQFSPGYDLGNFLRNISQPSSTVQSAMSSMMHLITRNSNIFNKAQTVVLPFFWAVCAPSSCGPEGVKRVADFNMQFFANGLGLQANTSVVQQSCYYDNDGSRNLDAASWSFVVCVVLLVLVILFGTALDVRNFKKLPGWLENIFLAFSLKRNFDELVRVPEKLAPSQIGCVHGIRALSMLWIVFCHSYSSTTLPPFFNVNLFLSEVSKSWYMAPLLNGFMAVDSFFFLSGLLSVYVPLMESSKGRSFNVFKYYAYRYLRITLPLAFVTWYLSSVHAYLGNGPLWAIYVETGKQLCVQNWLPTLFYITNYFYQHCVTQAWYLCVDMQLALLSPLIIFPLIKWPRYGLAALALLTAASVAGLFAVTFVEQLPWTAIFFDSTGKSQRFYDIVYENTPLRATPYLCGMGLGYVIAQKIKVRLPKWAVLVGWLVSLALLTGVVFIVLVPYRDDFIYRPLEAAFYASLHRLVWSLGLCWIVWACVNGFGGFINDILTWKYFQIMSKLSFSAYLVHLCVIIGSQSTSRTVNNVTNFEVLYWFSAFLILILPYTLFLYLAVEMPSMQILRSAFGKSGVIKRSKEAIN; translated from the exons ATGAAGACTGCACTCTATTTAATACTTTTGGTCACTACTAGCACATTAACCGTGAAATGCGACTGCGATGCCGATGTACAAGATTACATTAACAGTCTCAGCGGCGAAACGTCACCGCAGATGTGGTCTTTGGAGA TGTTTGACTCCTCGACCAAATTTCCACTGCCGGACGCCACGCTCGAGCTTTCAACCGCAAttcaaattgctaattttgacGAGTGTCTGGCTGTTTCTGGTCCTTTGGACACCACAGGTCATCCCAGATTCACCGGCCAGTATTGTCAATTCTCGCCAGGCTACGATCTCGGCAATTTTTTGCGGAATATTTCACAGCCATCTAGCACTGTTCAATCTGCGATGAGCTCGATGATGCACTTGATTACTCGAAactcaaacatttttaataaggcACAAACTGTAGTGCTGCCTTTTTTCTGGGCGGTCTGCGCTCCATCGTCGTGTGGCCCCGAAGGTGTCAAGCGGGTTGCCGATTTTAACATGCAGTTCTTTGCCAATGGTCTCGGTCTGCAAGCAAACACAAGCGTGGTGCAGCAATCGTGTTATTACGATAACGACGGGTCAAGAAACCTGGACGCTGCCTCGTGGTCctttgt GGTTTGTGTAGTTTTGTTAGTCCttgtgattttatttggtACCGCACTTGACGTgcgaaattttaagaaattgccAG GTTGGCTTGAAAACATATTCTTGGCGTTTTCTTTGAAAAGGAACTTTGATGAGCTAGTACGGGTGCCAGAGAAACTAGCTCCTAGTCAGATAGGTTGCGTTCATGGCATTAGAGCCCTCTCCATGCTGTGGATCGTCTTTTGCCATTCTTATTCTTCAACAACACTACCTCCTTTCTTCAATGTCAACCTTTTTCTCTCAGAG GTATCAAAATCTTGGTACATGGCACCTCTTTTAAACGGCTTCATGGCTGTGGATTCCTTCTTCTTTTTAAGCGGACTTCTATCAGTTTACGTTCCCCTGATGGAATCCTCTAAAGGACGCAGTTTTAACGTTTTCAAGTACTACGCTTACAGATATCtcag AATAACGTTGCCTCTCGCATTTGTCACGTGGTACCTGTCATCAGTGCACGCCTACCTGGGAAATGGACCTCTTTGGGCCATCTACGTTGAAACTGGAAAACAGCTCTGCGTGCAAAACTGGCTGCCTACGCTATTCTACATCACCAACTATTTCTACCAGCAC TGCGTGACTCAAGCATGGTACTTGTGCGTGGATATGCAGTTGGCGCTACTCTCCCCTCTCATAATATTCCCTCTGATCAAGTGGCCCAGGTACGGACTGGCCGCCCTCGCTCTGCTCACGGCCGCCTCCGTTGCTGGCCTCTTCGCAGTGACGTTCGTAGAGCAATTGCCTTGGACGGCAATTTTCTTTGACTC TACTGGGAAATCTCAACGGTTCTACGACATCGTGTACGAAAACACGCCGTTGCGGGCCACGCCGTACCTCTGTGGAATGGGCCTGGGCTACGTGATAGCTCAAAAGATAAAAGTGCGGCTTCCAAAATGGGCCGTTTTAGTTGGCTGGCTCGTAAGTTTAGCGCTGCTGACTGGGGTCGTCTTCATCGTGCTCGTGCCTTACCGCGACGACTTCATTTACAGACCTTTAGAGGCAGCCTTTTACGCCAGTCTGCACAGACTCGTGTGGAGCCTCGGTCTCTGCTGGATCGTTTGGGCCTGTGTCAATGGTTTTggtg gctTCATCAACGATATACTGACTTGGAAGTACTTTCAAATAATGAGCAAGCTTAGTTTCAGCGCATATCTCGTCCACCTTTGCGTGATTATTGGCAGTCAGTCAACAAGCAGAACTGTAAACAACGTCACGAATTTTGAAGTC CTTTACTGGTTTTCGGCATTCTTAATCCTTATACTGCCCTACACACTTTTTCTTTATCTGGCAGTGGAAATGCCCAGCATGCAAATACTCCGCTCGGCGTTTGGAAAAA GTGGTGTGATTAAGAGAAGCAAGGAGGCAATTAAttag